A window of Paenibacillus sp. 19GGS1-52 contains these coding sequences:
- a CDS encoding MATE family efflux transporter, whose amino-acid sequence MISDQAFIATNKLSLWHLSWPIAVEMLLQFLMGTVDSMMVSRLGDYEVSAVGLSNGIITSVMTVFFLVNAGTGIVVSRKWGAGKQQEARKATYMALKINLVAGIGISTLLCLSAEPLLKLMKSPPEVLPYATTYLSIVGAGMLITVLNLTISSVIRSTGNTRGTMYVAIGMNLMHLLLNYGLIFGKLGFPQLGLQGAAISTVGSKCIALLFCVYILYLTFKPHLHWREWLGFDKPLLKEIMSIGMPSIFISMSWGASQIVVISIVSSMGALPLAAYTYLNLIQQLPFTIGQAFGSAVQIQVGQLYGAGRYQAVFRSPYAGSRVGVLGSFGASLLIWITAKPLLGLFTSDLDVVHKALPIFMLCLLWQPLRIWTFTLTGALTAVGEAKFVAVISVLGMWMTQTGGAFLFGISCGWGILGVYTAFFVDEVFRAVCATLRWRQRRMLPPAGGGLLHKDEIITSL is encoded by the coding sequence ATGATATCGGATCAAGCTTTTATAGCAACAAATAAACTGTCACTCTGGCATTTATCCTGGCCGATTGCCGTCGAAATGCTGCTGCAATTTCTAATGGGAACGGTAGATTCGATGATGGTCAGCCGGCTCGGAGATTACGAAGTATCCGCAGTGGGCCTCTCAAACGGGATTATTACATCCGTGATGACTGTGTTTTTTCTTGTGAATGCCGGAACGGGAATTGTTGTCTCGCGGAAGTGGGGTGCAGGGAAGCAGCAAGAAGCGCGAAAGGCAACCTATATGGCTCTAAAAATTAACTTAGTTGCTGGTATAGGGATAAGCACTTTGTTATGTTTGAGTGCCGAGCCATTGCTGAAGCTGATGAAGAGTCCGCCGGAAGTGCTGCCTTACGCTACAACCTATTTGAGTATTGTTGGCGCAGGTATGCTCATAACCGTACTGAATTTAACGATATCGAGTGTGATCCGCAGTACTGGAAACACTAGAGGGACAATGTACGTGGCTATCGGCATGAACTTGATGCATTTGCTGCTCAATTATGGCTTGATATTTGGCAAGCTTGGTTTCCCGCAACTGGGATTGCAGGGGGCGGCAATATCAACAGTGGGCAGTAAATGTATTGCACTGCTATTCTGTGTGTACATCCTATATCTTACTTTTAAACCCCACCTGCATTGGCGTGAATGGCTAGGCTTTGATAAGCCGCTCTTGAAGGAAATTATGTCGATTGGTATGCCCTCCATCTTTATTTCGATGTCATGGGGTGCCTCGCAAATAGTGGTTATTTCCATTGTTTCTTCAATGGGGGCTTTACCGCTTGCTGCCTATACTTATCTCAACCTGATCCAGCAACTGCCGTTTACTATAGGTCAAGCGTTCGGCAGTGCTGTACAGATTCAGGTCGGGCAATTATATGGAGCAGGCAGATATCAAGCGGTATTCCGCAGTCCTTATGCCGGTTCCCGTGTCGGGGTTCTTGGCTCCTTCGGTGCCTCACTACTGATCTGGATCACGGCGAAGCCATTGCTCGGGCTCTTTACCTCCGATTTGGATGTGGTGCACAAGGCGTTGCCGATCTTTATGCTTTGCCTGCTGTGGCAGCCGCTGCGAATCTGGACCTTTACTTTGACCGGAGCGCTTACGGCGGTTGGCGAAGCCAAATTCGTGGCTGTTATTAGTGTGTTGGGCATGTGGATGACACAGACTGGCGGTGCCTTTCTGTTCGGGATCTCCTGCGGTTGGGGTATTCTCGGGGTATATACTGCATTCTTTGTGGATGAGGTGTTCCGTGCCGTCTGTGCTACCCTCCGCTGGCGGCAGCGGCGAATGCTGCCGCCAGCGGGAGGTGGATTGTTGCACAAGGATGAAATAATAACTAGTCTATAA
- a CDS encoding sensor histidine kinase has product MKFRPRKPFVDLSIRYKLFASYMLVIFIPFVLLLYIHLHVTAAENEKQALYSARKMLEETKSYLQYRAETVREVLNFLSFNETVQTLVAEDPQRYEDVNLWGTDANKLASVLNQFRYNSDIETIQLYMKKGLASATENPDYLNMGKVENSEWFKQFVASHSAFAWLPSSAFDNESDSDMVSVLRVIPNAHNIQQTDGIVRAQVSQDTLRSVLNHAVATPSTSVALFNDRGDILSTSGGFPYSTQEFEDIMSLLPEGKNSESYWVDQLEFKGERFLFGLQSISDTDMKLAMIVPYTDILKSSNKMRNRLILIFFLIVPVTFILSFIVAGSATKRLRRLSLHVRKVKNGNFRIAPLPANQDEIGELTHNFNVMVENVSQLMDETYTLGRDIKNKELKVLQAQINPHFLYNTLDLINIMAIESGNSNISKVVDRLAMFYRLSLSNGEETVTLESELKHIESYVSIQNMRFGNSVTLSIEIPAEFIQCMVPKIMLQPLIENAILHGIMEKDSEIGEIHVTARTEMNDLLIIISDDGIGMNAEQVATLFTESIRKGTGGFGIRNIQERIELTYGALYGLSYVSIQGEGTSVRIRLPFSTKK; this is encoded by the coding sequence ATGAAATTTAGACCCCGTAAGCCATTCGTCGATTTGAGCATCCGTTATAAGCTGTTTGCGTCCTATATGTTAGTCATCTTCATCCCCTTTGTGCTGCTATTGTATATTCATCTTCATGTGACCGCTGCTGAGAATGAGAAGCAGGCGCTTTACTCCGCTCGTAAGATGCTGGAAGAGACAAAGTCATATCTACAGTACCGTGCGGAGACAGTACGGGAAGTTCTGAATTTCCTCTCTTTTAATGAAACCGTACAGACCTTGGTTGCTGAGGACCCGCAAAGGTATGAAGATGTCAATCTCTGGGGAACGGATGCCAACAAACTTGCTAGTGTACTGAACCAATTTCGCTATAACTCGGATATTGAGACGATACAGTTGTACATGAAGAAAGGGCTGGCCTCAGCCACGGAGAACCCAGACTATCTGAATATGGGGAAAGTGGAGAATAGTGAATGGTTTAAGCAGTTCGTAGCCTCACATTCAGCCTTCGCGTGGCTTCCTTCTTCCGCTTTTGATAACGAATCAGATAGTGATATGGTGTCAGTTCTGCGCGTAATTCCAAATGCACATAACATTCAGCAGACCGATGGGATTGTTCGCGCACAGGTGTCGCAGGACACGCTGCGTTCCGTATTAAATCATGCTGTTGCTACACCCTCGACTTCTGTAGCACTGTTTAATGACCGCGGCGATATTCTCAGTACCTCAGGTGGATTTCCTTATTCGACCCAAGAATTTGAGGACATTATGTCTCTATTGCCGGAAGGGAAGAACTCGGAGAGCTACTGGGTAGATCAGCTGGAATTTAAAGGCGAGCGGTTCTTATTCGGCTTGCAATCGATTTCCGACACGGATATGAAGCTGGCGATGATCGTCCCGTATACCGATATTCTGAAGTCCAGCAACAAGATGCGGAACCGCTTGATCCTCATTTTTTTCCTCATTGTCCCGGTCACGTTCATTCTCTCCTTCATTGTGGCTGGATCAGCAACCAAACGGCTCCGGCGGCTCAGTCTACATGTGCGCAAGGTGAAGAATGGCAACTTCCGGATTGCGCCGCTCCCGGCTAACCAGGATGAGATTGGGGAACTCACTCATAACTTTAATGTGATGGTGGAGAATGTGTCGCAACTGATGGATGAGACCTATACGCTGGGGCGAGATATTAAGAATAAGGAGCTTAAGGTACTGCAGGCCCAGATTAACCCTCACTTTCTATATAACACCCTTGATCTGATTAATATTATGGCGATTGAGTCCGGCAATAGTAACATTTCCAAGGTCGTGGACCGGTTAGCGATGTTTTATCGGTTGAGCTTGTCCAACGGTGAGGAGACAGTCACGCTGGAGAGCGAGTTAAAGCATATTGAATCTTATGTTTCTATCCAGAATATGCGGTTTGGCAACTCAGTCACTTTATCCATTGAGATTCCGGCAGAGTTCATCCAGTGCATGGTTCCGAAGATTATGCTCCAGCCGCTAATTGAGAATGCGATTCTGCACGGGATTATGGAGAAGGATTCGGAGATCGGGGAGATCCATGTGACCGCGCGTACGGAGATGAATGATCTGCTGATTATCATCAGCGATGACGGTATTGGCATGAATGCGGAGCAAGTAGCAACCCTTTTTACGGAGTCAATCCGCAAAGGAACAGGTGGATTCGGTATCCGCAACATCCAGGAAAGAATTGAGCTAACCTATGGGGCTTTATACGGCCTTTCCTATGTCAGCATACAAGGTGAAGGGACATCTGTGCGTATTCGACTTCCCTTTTCCACTAAAAAGTAA
- a CDS encoding beta-galactosidase produces the protein MKAFYYIDTGLHREDKGVEIGMTHTKDNDELNIDLRGISKAIRPATLSLGGHNLQGDKISFTNYYMEWNGAPFFGICGEMHFSRIAHDRWEEGLLKMKAAGINIVATYIFWNHHEEVQGEFHWDGNLNLRKFIELCGKHGLQLILRVGPFCHGECRNGGLPDWLYGRPFEVRSNDEAYLKAVNILYHEIGTEAEGLMFKDGGPVIGVQLENEYQHAGAPWEMTNGQTNEFVPSGRDGEAHMSRLKEMAVAAGLIAPIYTSTGWGGAAVLLDEVLPLYGGYAYTPWNVTEEQPEQSPTTEFLFQDYHNNNVVVPGFEPPYQPEDYPYACCEMGGGMQAWYLARFQVEPETVEAMSIQKIAGGCNFIGYYVFHGGSQPVGRHSYMNEKTNPRISYDYQAPIGEFGQVRESYLRLKLLFSFVHSYGEELCTMATALPDNAGQLKPTDVDEVRFAVRVKEGSGYVFLTNVQDHVKTRTHTGISLRLELEDEILTVPESHGFTLESDVSAILPFNFQMGEFLLKYATAQPITCIMGRNCEEYFFFAPQGMSSEFCFVSAGLHNVTSESALVHHESDRVYVTFGGRTEGIFKLLSITGQTVIVHLLSHKQALNLWDVELWGERRLVLSELPLTVKGEELSFYSRSSGSTTFAVFPAIQHSLVSDFMDIQQIQGSDLHGFEHYRLDLPTQSFTVDTCHIDDRKAVVNIPPQVWAATNLHELFLAVDYEGDVGNASINGRLVGDHFWNGDRWELGLTQHARELQEHSLDLYISPARRGEQTRSDSAMAVQYSFSGLEVVNIAEISLIPEWVVRVKPEFTS, from the coding sequence ATGAAAGCGTTTTATTATATAGATACTGGACTTCACAGAGAAGACAAAGGGGTGGAGATTGGCATGACACACACTAAAGATAACGATGAGCTGAATATTGATCTAAGGGGGATTTCGAAAGCAATTAGACCCGCTACTTTAAGTTTAGGCGGGCATAATTTGCAAGGAGATAAGATTTCTTTTACCAACTATTATATGGAATGGAACGGAGCACCCTTCTTTGGGATTTGTGGTGAAATGCATTTCTCACGCATCGCTCATGATAGATGGGAAGAAGGACTGCTTAAGATGAAGGCGGCAGGCATAAATATCGTCGCCACTTATATATTCTGGAACCATCATGAGGAAGTGCAAGGCGAGTTCCACTGGGACGGGAACCTGAATCTGCGCAAATTTATTGAATTATGCGGGAAGCACGGCTTGCAGCTAATTCTCCGGGTAGGTCCATTCTGCCATGGGGAATGCCGTAATGGTGGACTTCCGGATTGGCTGTATGGCCGTCCATTTGAGGTTCGCTCGAATGATGAAGCTTATCTGAAAGCAGTGAATATCCTCTACCATGAGATTGGGACAGAGGCGGAGGGGCTGATGTTCAAGGACGGCGGGCCGGTTATTGGCGTTCAATTAGAGAATGAATATCAACATGCGGGAGCTCCTTGGGAGATGACGAATGGACAGACGAATGAATTCGTACCCTCCGGCAGGGATGGTGAAGCCCATATGAGTCGTTTAAAAGAAATGGCTGTGGCAGCTGGCCTTATAGCGCCGATATATACCTCAACGGGTTGGGGCGGAGCCGCAGTATTGTTGGATGAGGTTCTACCGTTATATGGAGGGTACGCGTATACACCCTGGAATGTGACGGAGGAACAGCCGGAGCAGTCGCCTACCACTGAATTTTTATTTCAGGATTATCACAATAACAATGTGGTGGTGCCTGGCTTTGAGCCTCCTTACCAGCCGGAGGATTATCCATATGCTTGTTGCGAGATGGGCGGTGGTATGCAGGCTTGGTATCTGGCCCGCTTTCAGGTAGAGCCGGAGACTGTTGAAGCTATGAGTATCCAAAAAATTGCCGGAGGTTGTAATTTCATTGGTTACTATGTATTCCATGGAGGCTCACAGCCAGTTGGCAGGCATTCTTACATGAATGAGAAGACAAATCCACGGATTTCTTATGACTATCAGGCCCCGATCGGAGAATTTGGCCAGGTACGGGAGTCCTATCTGCGGTTGAAGCTCTTATTCTCATTCGTTCATAGTTATGGGGAAGAATTATGCACAATGGCGACAGCACTTCCAGACAATGCGGGTCAGTTGAAGCCGACGGATGTGGATGAGGTGCGTTTTGCTGTAAGGGTTAAGGAAGGCTCTGGTTATGTGTTCCTCACTAATGTACAAGACCATGTGAAGACGAGGACCCATACCGGAATCTCCCTTCGGCTTGAGCTGGAGGATGAAATTCTGACTGTCCCAGAATCACATGGATTCACGCTGGAAAGTGACGTGTCAGCTATTCTCCCCTTTAATTTCCAGATGGGTGAATTCTTACTTAAATATGCTACAGCACAACCTATCACATGTATAATGGGGAGAAACTGTGAGGAGTATTTCTTTTTTGCTCCGCAAGGCATGTCTTCAGAATTTTGTTTTGTAAGCGCTGGACTGCATAATGTAACCTCTGAGAGTGCTCTTGTCCATCATGAAAGTGATCGGGTATATGTCACTTTTGGGGGGCGGACAGAAGGGATATTTAAGCTCCTTTCCATCACAGGACAAACCGTCATTGTGCATTTGCTCTCACACAAGCAAGCCTTGAATCTCTGGGATGTTGAGTTATGGGGAGAGCGGCGTCTGGTTCTATCTGAACTGCCACTCACGGTGAAAGGTGAGGAGCTGAGCTTCTACAGCCGCAGCAGTGGCAGCACCACATTTGCTGTATTTCCGGCTATCCAACATTCGCTGGTTTCGGATTTCATGGACATTCAGCAGATACAGGGTTCTGACCTGCACGGATTCGAGCATTACAGGCTGGACCTTCCTACCCAATCCTTCACGGTAGATACCTGCCATATTGACGATCGCAAGGCAGTTGTAAACATTCCGCCACAGGTGTGGGCAGCAACTAATCTGCATGAACTTTTTCTGGCTGTGGATTATGAGGGAGATGTCGGGAATGCGTCTATTAATGGAAGGCTGGTAGGCGACCATTTCTGGAATGGTGACAGGTGGGAGCTTGGATTAACGCAACATGCCAGGGAGCTGCAGGAACATTCGTTGGATCTATATATATCACCTGCGCGCAGAGGCGAACAGACTCGAAGTGATTCCGCTATGGCGGTACAATACTCTTTTTCCGGCCTGGAGGTTGTCAATATCGCGGAAATTTCTCTGATTCCTGAGTGGGTGGTTCGTGTGAAACCAGAATTTACCTCGTGA
- a CDS encoding carbohydrate ABC transporter permease, whose translation MIVEKNKLNSAPVFQVFSYVMVSIIALLCLMPFIVLISGSISDEGQVLAKGYSFLPRGFSLDAYAFIFRNFSDVLSGYRVSLIVAIVGTVLSLLISTMAAYVMYRKEVKYRNQLAFFLFFTTLFNGGLAPYYIWITSYLHLKNSLAVLILVPMFNVMYVLILRSFIQGSVPEPLVESAKIDGAGDFRIFWQMVLPLCKPALASIGLFTILAYWNDWWTPMMFTDKEQYVPLQYLLYKMLSAMNMSAAMAQHMSTLDTPKETFKLAMTVIATGPIVILFPFLQQYFVKGITIGAVKG comes from the coding sequence ATGATCGTGGAAAAAAACAAATTGAATTCAGCACCTGTCTTTCAGGTATTCTCTTATGTCATGGTTTCGATTATTGCACTTTTGTGCTTGATGCCATTTATCGTTCTGATCTCAGGTTCGATCTCTGATGAAGGTCAGGTTCTGGCAAAAGGGTATTCCTTTCTGCCCCGAGGGTTTTCGTTAGATGCTTATGCTTTTATATTCCGGAATTTCAGTGATGTATTATCCGGCTACCGCGTGTCGCTGATCGTAGCCATCGTAGGTACCGTACTGTCGCTCTTGATCTCGACGATGGCGGCATATGTCATGTACCGCAAAGAAGTGAAATACCGGAACCAACTGGCCTTCTTCTTGTTCTTTACTACGTTGTTCAACGGTGGACTGGCCCCTTACTATATCTGGATTACCAGCTATCTGCACTTGAAGAACTCGCTAGCCGTACTCATTCTCGTCCCAATGTTCAACGTAATGTACGTTCTGATTCTGCGCAGCTTTATTCAAGGCTCTGTTCCGGAACCGTTAGTTGAGTCAGCAAAAATAGACGGAGCCGGCGATTTTCGGATCTTTTGGCAAATGGTACTTCCGCTCTGCAAGCCCGCTTTGGCCTCTATCGGCTTGTTCACAATTCTAGCTTACTGGAATGACTGGTGGACGCCAATGATGTTTACGGATAAGGAGCAATATGTTCCGCTGCAATATTTGTTGTATAAAATGCTTTCGGCGATGAACATGTCTGCTGCAATGGCCCAGCATATGTCGACCCTGGATACACCTAAGGAAACTTTCAAGCTCGCTATGACGGTAATTGCCACCGGACCTATAGTAATCTTGTTCCCATTCCTCCAACAGTATTTCGTTAAGGGCATTACGATCGGTGCTGTGAAAGGCTGA
- a CDS encoding ABC transporter permease subunit, translating to MGAKVEQVVLKNKKTAKGLSPFKELRKNWVLYAMFLPIAIYFIIFAYIPMSGVVMAFKEFNYRDGIFLSPWNGWENFQYFFQSGKAWLVTRNTMMYNVVFLATYTFFSILAAVLISETYHKFFKKAAQTFMFLPYFISWVTVSAFVYNFLNYEFGIVNVFLRNIGLEAIDIYSTTGYWYLLLPLLYVWKWVGFGSVLYLAAIVGIDQEIYEAATIDGATRFQKIMRITLPLLKPTVIVLILLGLGRIMRGEFDMFYQLIGNNGTLMNATDIIDTLVFRSLVGTQDFGMASSVGLYQSVLTLIIILFANSMVRRYDKDNALF from the coding sequence ATGGGTGCTAAAGTGGAGCAAGTTGTCTTGAAAAACAAGAAAACGGCAAAAGGCCTGTCACCGTTCAAGGAATTAAGGAAGAACTGGGTGCTGTATGCCATGTTTTTACCGATTGCCATCTATTTCATTATTTTTGCCTACATTCCAATGTCGGGAGTGGTCATGGCCTTTAAAGAATTTAATTATCGGGATGGCATTTTCTTAAGTCCGTGGAATGGCTGGGAGAATTTCCAATACTTCTTCCAATCGGGAAAAGCTTGGCTCGTTACCAGAAACACAATGATGTACAATGTCGTATTCCTGGCAACCTATACCTTCTTTTCAATTCTGGCTGCGGTGCTGATTTCGGAAACGTATCACAAATTTTTTAAAAAGGCAGCCCAGACCTTTATGTTTCTGCCTTACTTTATTTCATGGGTAACGGTATCCGCTTTCGTCTATAACTTTCTGAATTATGAGTTCGGGATTGTCAATGTGTTCCTCCGGAACATTGGTCTGGAAGCCATTGATATTTATTCGACGACAGGCTATTGGTACCTGTTGCTTCCATTGCTCTACGTGTGGAAATGGGTTGGCTTCGGCAGCGTCCTGTATCTGGCGGCAATTGTCGGCATCGACCAGGAAATATACGAGGCGGCTACGATTGACGGTGCGACACGTTTTCAAAAAATCATGAGGATTACCCTACCTTTGCTCAAGCCAACCGTAATTGTGCTGATATTGCTTGGTTTGGGACGGATCATGCGCGGTGAGTTCGATATGTTCTACCAGTTGATCGGGAATAACGGTACGCTGATGAATGCCACAGATATTATCGATACCCTGGTCTTCCGCTCGCTGGTGGGCACACAGGATTTCGGAATGGCTTCTTCTGTAGGGCTGTATCAATCCGTATTAACACTGATCATTATCCTGTTCGCCAACTCTATGGTCCGTCGCTATGACAAAGATAACGCGCTGTTCTAA
- a CDS encoding DUF3502 domain-containing protein gives MKKAKKNVASILTMILSLTLVLSACSSSNNGGNKENSSNAGKETSAASAEPSAAADQKEVVLKGYLLGDAPKGMPEVLTQLNEKLKKDINATIELNYIGWGDVQSKYPLILASGEDVDFVFSADWNYYVQQATKGAFYELKMEDIQKYMPLKTAKLDPAAWDATKINGQMFMIPSSTPDRKVSVAVLRKDIMAEAGLTEVKRFSEIGPYLAAAKKNHPDMIGLNLDSQFDLPTPYQYLLRDKIGYQGAPIDSGNPMAQGVAYDFEDPTGKLYSMVEEPYLSAQKYAAGIMKDWYDKGYINKNPYSNKIRSKDNFVEGKSAVALGNTNDVASVMEAAAAKGIETYVVSALTADGKAPQSTWTNNGISIAANSKNPERVMQAIDLIMEDPSYVYLTYFGVEGTNYAITADDKIGLPEGITSETNTYPPDAAGFWFVNKDLFKPMSNWPQSYIDHQEKVKDYLTDFTYNGFTFNSDKVKTQISNLANASTQYANPIYIGVIKDVDKAFDELAKNLNSAGLDKVKAEVQAQADVYLASKK, from the coding sequence GTGAAGAAAGCAAAGAAAAACGTTGCGTCTATTCTGACAATGATCCTGTCGTTGACGCTAGTCCTATCCGCTTGTTCTAGTAGCAATAACGGCGGTAATAAAGAGAATAGCAGCAATGCTGGGAAAGAGACCAGCGCTGCGTCCGCAGAGCCGTCGGCAGCTGCGGATCAGAAAGAAGTTGTACTGAAGGGCTATCTGCTCGGTGATGCACCTAAGGGAATGCCTGAAGTGCTGACTCAATTGAACGAGAAATTGAAGAAGGATATCAATGCTACGATTGAACTGAATTATATCGGGTGGGGCGATGTGCAGTCTAAATATCCGCTTATCCTGGCTTCAGGCGAAGATGTTGATTTCGTATTCTCTGCAGACTGGAATTACTATGTTCAACAGGCAACCAAAGGTGCCTTCTATGAATTGAAGATGGAAGATATCCAGAAATATATGCCACTCAAAACTGCAAAGCTTGACCCTGCCGCATGGGATGCAACAAAAATTAACGGACAGATGTTTATGATTCCGTCCAGCACTCCGGACCGTAAAGTCAGTGTAGCTGTTCTACGTAAGGATATCATGGCCGAAGCGGGTCTGACTGAAGTTAAGAGATTCTCGGAGATCGGACCTTATCTGGCTGCCGCGAAAAAAAATCATCCCGACATGATCGGACTTAATCTGGATTCTCAGTTCGACCTTCCGACTCCATATCAATATTTGCTTCGTGATAAGATTGGTTATCAAGGTGCTCCAATCGATTCTGGAAATCCGATGGCTCAAGGTGTAGCTTACGATTTCGAAGATCCTACTGGCAAGCTTTACAGTATGGTGGAGGAGCCTTATCTTAGTGCCCAGAAGTATGCTGCTGGCATTATGAAAGACTGGTATGACAAAGGATATATCAACAAAAATCCTTACTCCAACAAGATCCGCTCCAAGGATAACTTTGTGGAAGGCAAGTCTGCAGTAGCGCTTGGCAATACCAATGACGTCGCTTCAGTAATGGAAGCTGCTGCTGCAAAGGGAATCGAAACGTATGTGGTTTCTGCCTTAACCGCTGATGGCAAAGCACCGCAAAGCACATGGACGAATAACGGGATTTCTATCGCTGCCAATTCCAAAAATCCTGAGCGTGTCATGCAAGCGATAGACCTGATCATGGAAGATCCATCTTATGTATACCTCACCTACTTCGGTGTGGAAGGAACAAACTATGCTATCACTGCTGATGACAAAATCGGATTGCCAGAAGGCATAACCTCCGAAACGAATACGTATCCTCCGGATGCGGCAGGCTTCTGGTTTGTAAACAAGGATTTGTTCAAACCGATGAGTAACTGGCCGCAATCGTATATTGATCATCAGGAAAAGGTAAAAGATTATTTGACGGATTTCACTTACAACGGGTTTACGTTCAATTCTGACAAAGTGAAGACTCAGATCTCCAACCTTGCGAATGCTTCTACGCAATACGCCAATCCTATCTATATCGGTGTTATAAAAGATGTAGATAAGGCATTCGACGAGCTGGCAAAAAACTTGAATAGCGCCGGTCTGGATAAAGTGAAAGCAGAAGTTCAAGCTCAAGCAGACGTATATCTGGCTAGCAAAAAGTAA
- a CDS encoding response regulator, protein MRLLIVDDEERTREMLRKHMDWGELGIFEVETARNGLVALEISQRWQPDIILCDVRMPKMDGIEFAEQLRKRDIGCKLIFLSGFSDKEYLMSAIRLHAMDYIEKPINLDKVRKAVKAAVEAREADQKKQSEGRYLQDAYDEGLPYLRQEMVRKLIATPSSDNVNKALESRETFLLPLVGPYTVIASSLYWNPPQYPEDPKLVQEQVLRKLNLSEKLSSLQAICGFDVQHYLIIIMPGLYGSSYREQRSVLEDLFEEINGIIGSNIRFRMGVGEPASGLTQIPTSYKTAYDACSLHYYNVGSKLIFADVLGGNTALDTDWNVVRNLRDLLKKGDIEGAGNLIVKWTERARHARDLNIARLNDSYFQFLLVLLDVAVQLGFTDTDEDTERRYIWKEIDRIPDLASMELYILSFLELFSVTAGPEGTVGKMRDILHYIHKHYHEKGFTILDIADHVGLSETYLCSYFKKQRGATVKEYITSLRADKAKELLLDKEMKLYEVALRLGFADANYFTTFFKKYTGFTPSEYRERVSK, encoded by the coding sequence ATGAGATTGTTAATCGTAGATGATGAAGAGAGAACCCGGGAGATGCTGCGCAAACATATGGATTGGGGAGAATTGGGGATATTTGAGGTGGAAACTGCGCGAAATGGTCTGGTAGCTCTGGAAATCTCACAGCGCTGGCAGCCTGATATTATCCTCTGTGACGTCCGTATGCCCAAAATGGATGGGATCGAGTTCGCCGAGCAGCTGCGGAAAAGAGATATTGGCTGCAAGCTGATTTTCTTAAGTGGTTTCTCTGACAAAGAGTATTTAATGTCGGCGATCCGGCTGCACGCTATGGATTATATAGAGAAGCCGATTAACCTTGATAAAGTCCGCAAAGCGGTCAAAGCAGCCGTGGAGGCTCGGGAAGCTGATCAGAAGAAACAGTCCGAGGGTCGCTATTTGCAAGATGCCTATGATGAAGGATTGCCTTATCTCAGGCAGGAGATGGTTCGCAAGCTAATTGCGACACCTAGTTCCGACAATGTAAACAAAGCGCTGGAGAGCCGTGAGACTTTTTTATTGCCGCTTGTGGGACCTTATACAGTCATTGCTTCATCCCTTTATTGGAATCCACCACAGTACCCTGAAGATCCAAAGCTAGTGCAGGAGCAGGTGCTGCGTAAGCTGAATTTGAGTGAAAAGCTTTCCTCTTTACAAGCGATATGCGGGTTCGACGTCCAGCACTATTTGATCATTATCATGCCTGGCCTCTATGGTAGCAGCTATCGGGAGCAACGCAGCGTACTGGAGGACTTATTTGAGGAAATCAACGGTATCATTGGCAGCAACATACGTTTTCGGATGGGGGTTGGAGAACCAGCTTCAGGGTTGACACAGATTCCAACATCCTACAAAACGGCTTACGATGCCTGCAGTCTTCATTATTATAATGTGGGCAGCAAGTTGATATTTGCCGATGTACTGGGGGGGAATACAGCGCTCGATACAGATTGGAACGTAGTTCGGAATTTACGCGATTTATTGAAAAAAGGTGACATAGAGGGTGCGGGTAATTTGATCGTAAAGTGGACGGAGCGAGCCCGTCATGCGCGTGACCTGAATATCGCCCGGCTCAATGATTCCTACTTTCAGTTTCTGCTTGTCCTCCTGGATGTAGCTGTGCAACTAGGATTCACGGATACGGATGAGGATACAGAGCGGCGGTACATCTGGAAAGAAATTGACCGGATTCCTGATCTGGCCAGCATGGAGCTATACATTCTTTCGTTTCTGGAACTGTTCTCTGTGACCGCGGGTCCTGAGGGTACAGTAGGGAAAATGCGGGATATTCTGCATTATATTCATAAGCATTATCATGAAAAAGGCTTTACCATTCTGGACATCGCAGACCATGTGGGACTTAGCGAAACCTATCTTTGCTCCTACTTTAAGAAGCAAAGGGGTGCGACTGTAAAAGAATATATTACCTCGCTCCGGGCGGATAAAGCGAAGGAGTTGCTGCTTGACAAAGAGATGAAGCTGTACGAAGTGGCTTTGCGGCTTGGTTTTGCAGATGCCAACTATTTCACAACCTTTTTCAAAAAATATACTGGCTTCACGCCTTCTGAATATCGGGAGAGGGTATCCAAATGA